The following are from one region of the Halodesulfurarchaeum sp. HSR-GB genome:
- the metG gene encoding methionine--tRNA ligase — translation MSHESFPTENPAVVTCGLPYANGDLHIGHLRTYVSGDVLTRSLRTIGQETAFVSGSDMHGTPIAVNAAESGVSPEDFALDWHETYEETFPQFDVDFDNYGHTHQSENVELTQEIVRTLDEEGHVYEKEIEVAWDPIEDQPLPDRYVEGTCPYCGATARGDECDEGCGRHLEPGEIENPTSILTGNPAEYRTREHKFFRVSAFQDYLSEFIDRLEGTKNARNQPREWIEGELQDWCITRDLDWGIDYPEDETDLVLYVWVDAPIEYIASTKQYSDRVGADTYDWEEVWREGESEIVHVIGRDIIQHHTVFWPAMLAGAGFNEPRAVMASGFVNLDGASFSTSRDRAVWAEEYLDSPFDTDLLRFYIATAGPFERDIDFSWETFQDRVNAELADDVGNFVYRALLFANRNYEGTPDAAVSADVEAEIESAMAEFTAALNEYSVREAGTVPLELARFGNEYIQHNEPWKLVDEDPEQAAQVIRDTVQLVKAIAITIQPFTPQTAEQIWTDLNEDGTAAEATIEDCLDAPPATFGEPREPFEKIDDEQVEARQAALQERIEDEDTDSETDTTMTDIEPLNEDRIAFEDFQDLDIRVGRIESAEPIEGADKLVRLQVDIGAETRQLVAGIRKLHDIEELPGTKIIVLVNLEKAELFGVESNGMLLAAGDEADLLTTQGEAGPGTKIQ, via the coding sequence ATGAGCCACGAGTCCTTTCCCACCGAGAACCCGGCGGTGGTGACCTGTGGACTGCCCTACGCGAACGGGGACCTCCACATCGGTCACCTGCGGACCTACGTGAGCGGCGACGTGTTGACACGATCGCTGCGAACCATCGGTCAGGAGACCGCCTTCGTCTCGGGGTCGGACATGCACGGGACGCCGATCGCGGTCAACGCGGCCGAGTCGGGGGTCTCACCCGAAGACTTCGCCCTGGACTGGCACGAGACCTACGAGGAGACCTTCCCGCAGTTCGACGTCGATTTCGACAACTACGGGCACACCCACCAGTCCGAAAACGTCGAGTTGACCCAGGAGATCGTCCGAACCCTCGACGAGGAGGGGCATGTCTACGAGAAGGAGATCGAGGTCGCCTGGGACCCGATCGAGGACCAGCCGCTCCCCGATCGCTACGTCGAGGGGACCTGTCCCTACTGTGGCGCGACCGCCCGCGGGGACGAGTGTGACGAGGGCTGTGGCCGCCACCTCGAACCGGGCGAGATCGAAAATCCGACGAGCATCCTGACCGGGAACCCCGCGGAGTATCGCACCCGCGAGCACAAGTTCTTCCGCGTCTCGGCGTTCCAGGACTACCTCTCGGAGTTCATCGACCGGCTGGAGGGGACCAAAAACGCCCGCAACCAGCCCCGGGAGTGGATCGAGGGCGAACTCCAGGACTGGTGTATCACCCGGGACCTGGACTGGGGCATCGACTACCCGGAGGACGAGACCGATCTGGTCCTCTACGTGTGGGTCGATGCACCCATCGAGTACATCGCCTCGACCAAACAGTACAGCGATCGCGTGGGCGCGGACACCTACGACTGGGAGGAAGTCTGGCGCGAGGGTGAAAGCGAGATCGTCCACGTCATCGGCCGGGACATCATCCAGCATCACACCGTCTTCTGGCCCGCGATGCTCGCCGGGGCCGGGTTCAACGAACCGCGAGCGGTCATGGCAAGCGGGTTTGTCAACCTCGACGGTGCGAGCTTCTCGACGAGTCGCGATCGAGCAGTCTGGGCCGAGGAGTACCTGGACTCGCCGTTCGACACGGACCTCCTCAGGTTTTACATCGCGACGGCGGGTCCGTTCGAGCGGGACATCGACTTCTCCTGGGAGACCTTCCAGGACCGGGTCAACGCCGAACTCGCCGACGACGTGGGGAACTTCGTCTACCGGGCGCTGCTCTTCGCGAACCGGAACTACGAGGGCACGCCCGACGCCGCGGTCTCCGCCGACGTCGAAGCCGAGATCGAGTCGGCGATGGCGGAGTTCACGGCGGCGCTCAACGAGTATTCGGTCCGGGAGGCCGGGACCGTCCCCCTCGAACTGGCTCGCTTCGGGAACGAGTACATCCAGCACAACGAGCCCTGGAAGCTCGTCGACGAGGATCCCGAGCAGGCCGCCCAGGTCATCCGTGACACCGTCCAGCTCGTGAAGGCCATCGCGATCACGATCCAGCCCTTCACGCCCCAGACCGCCGAGCAGATCTGGACCGACCTGAACGAGGACGGGACTGCAGCCGAGGCGACGATCGAAGACTGCCTGGACGCGCCCCCGGCCACCTTCGGCGAGCCACGGGAGCCCTTCGAGAAGATCGACGACGAGCAGGTCGAAGCTCGCCAGGCGGCCCTGCAGGAACGCATCGAGGACGAAGACACCGACTCCGAGACCGACACGACAATGACCGACATCGAACCCCTGAACGAAGATCGCATCGCCTTCGAAGACTTCCAGGACCTGGACATCCGGGTCGGCCGTATCGAGTCCGCCGAGCCGATCGAGGGGGCTGACAAACTCGTCCGCCTGCAGGTCGACATCGGCGCGGAGACCCGGCAGCTGGTCGCGGGAATCCGAAAGCTCCACGACATCGAGGAGCTCCCGGGCACCAAAATCATCGTCCTGGTGAACCTGGAGAAAGCCGAGCTCTTCGGCGTGGAATCCAACGGCATGCTCCTGGCGGCCGGCGACGAAGCCGACCTGCTGACCACCCAGGGCGAGGCCGGTCCCGGCACGAAGATTCAGTAA
- a CDS encoding LiaF transmembrane domain-containing protein codes for MDFRRTGRTTTAFLVLLLGALLLAGTTGAFATESLWNWVPAVFVLLGVWALVRSRGRNLTGPVMVIAVAGTVQLRNLGVVSDAQIEAWWPLFVVLFGLLLLVGRSRRRSRVEGTSGELDAIAVFGGADKRVTATDFTGGDVISIFGGSEIDLRDAEVSHPPAVIETVTLFGGTEFRVPPEWNVTVDVLAIFGGTEDSRRRETVNETPDLVVTGVTLFGGVEILD; via the coding sequence ATGGACTTTCGACGAACCGGTCGAACGACGACTGCCTTTCTCGTCTTGCTCCTGGGGGCCCTCCTGCTCGCCGGCACGACCGGGGCCTTCGCGACTGAATCACTCTGGAACTGGGTCCCTGCGGTTTTCGTCCTCCTCGGAGTCTGGGCGCTGGTCCGGTCCCGGGGCCGAAACCTCACCGGGCCAGTAATGGTCATCGCCGTCGCCGGAACCGTTCAACTTCGAAACCTGGGAGTCGTCTCGGACGCCCAGATCGAGGCGTGGTGGCCGCTTTTCGTGGTCCTGTTCGGGCTCCTGTTACTCGTGGGCCGCAGTCGCCGACGGAGTCGTGTCGAGGGAACGAGCGGAGAACTGGATGCGATCGCCGTCTTCGGCGGGGCCGACAAGCGGGTGACCGCCACGGACTTCACCGGCGGCGACGTCATCTCGATCTTCGGTGGCTCGGAGATCGATCTCCGGGACGCCGAGGTCTCCCACCCACCGGCCGTGATCGAGACGGTCACCCTCTTCGGTGGCACGGAGTTTCGGGTCCCGCCGGAGTGGAACGTGACCGTCGACGTGCTCGCCATCTTCGGGGGCACGGAGGACTCACGGCGGCGGGAGACGGTCAACGAGACCCCGGACCTCGTGGTGACCGGTGTGACACTCTTCGGCGGCGTCGAAATTCTGGACTGA
- a CDS encoding VTT domain-containing protein, with protein sequence MLEAILDLGLETAVRAASGWSGLGVIFVYSALIAFVLPFPSEIVLCPVGYLCPTNSLALAPFPYEVQIGLVIVVSGLGKALGSVIALMVGHSASHSGIVTGAIERLGFDPVAWSQKRMVELGKRWGPLGMAIGLSVPFFPDTASIYAFSVLGTGYRRFAAAAFAGSVGRLVVTIGLIEGALFVV encoded by the coding sequence ATGCTCGAAGCCATCCTGGACCTCGGGCTCGAAACGGCCGTCCGGGCCGCCTCGGGCTGGTCCGGGCTTGGCGTGATCTTCGTCTACTCGGCGCTCATCGCCTTCGTGCTTCCGTTTCCAAGCGAGATCGTTCTCTGCCCGGTTGGCTATCTCTGTCCGACCAATAGCCTCGCGCTCGCGCCGTTCCCCTACGAAGTCCAGATCGGGCTCGTGATCGTCGTGAGCGGGCTCGGAAAGGCCCTCGGGAGTGTTATCGCGTTGATGGTCGGCCACAGCGCCAGCCACTCCGGGATCGTGACAGGGGCGATCGAACGGCTGGGATTCGACCCGGTGGCGTGGTCACAGAAGCGAATGGTCGAACTCGGCAAGCGGTGGGGGCCCCTGGGGATGGCGATCGGGCTCAGCGTTCCGTTCTTCCCCGATACGGCCTCGATCTATGCCTTCTCGGTCCTCGGAACCGGTTACCGGCGCTTCGCGGCCGCGGCCTTCGCCGGGAGCGTGGGCCGACTCGTGGTGACGATCGGGCTCATCGAAGGAGCCCTCTTCGTCGTGTAG
- the mfnA gene encoding tyrosine decarboxylase MfnA gives MTPNRSHLEPQSFDRVLSSMCTEPAPAARRAAMEFLGSNPGDPATFQAVAARERETVSMLGELAGLADPHGYVTAGGSEANIQAVRAARNRATVAEPNVVAPTSAHFSLRKAASLLDVELRLVETGPDHRADPAAMADAADERTALVFGVAGSTEYGRVDPIPALVDLADSVDAMVHVDAAFGGFLLPFTDREWHFGHAEIDTMTIDPHKAGRAAIPAGGFLVRDRSVLDALSVETPYLESESQVSLGGTRSGAGVASAHAALETLWPDGYRAAFERTMKLARWLATALDSRGFTVAEPELPLVAWEASQSLFERLREAGWRIARTQQGAIRIVVMPHVDRNMLEAFLAAVDRHRP, from the coding sequence ATGACACCGAATCGCTCGCACTTGGAGCCACAGTCCTTCGACCGAGTGCTCTCCTCGATGTGCACGGAGCCGGCGCCGGCAGCCAGACGGGCCGCGATGGAGTTTCTGGGCTCGAATCCTGGCGACCCGGCGACCTTCCAGGCCGTCGCCGCACGCGAGCGGGAGACGGTTTCGATGCTGGGTGAACTGGCCGGCCTGGCGGACCCCCACGGCTATGTCACGGCCGGCGGTTCCGAGGCGAACATCCAGGCGGTTCGGGCCGCGCGAAACCGAGCCACGGTGGCCGAACCGAACGTCGTCGCGCCCACCAGCGCCCACTTCTCGCTTCGGAAGGCCGCCTCGCTGCTGGATGTCGAACTCCGACTCGTGGAGACGGGGCCGGATCATCGCGCGGACCCCGCAGCGATGGCCGACGCCGCGGACGAGCGGACCGCCCTCGTGTTCGGCGTCGCCGGCTCGACGGAGTACGGCCGGGTCGATCCCATCCCGGCCCTGGTGGATCTTGCCGACTCCGTCGACGCGATGGTCCACGTCGACGCCGCCTTCGGCGGGTTTCTCCTTCCGTTTACCGATCGGGAGTGGCACTTCGGCCACGCCGAAATCGATACGATGACGATCGACCCTCACAAAGCCGGGCGGGCGGCGATTCCGGCTGGTGGGTTCCTGGTGCGTGACCGATCGGTGCTCGACGCGCTGTCCGTCGAGACGCCCTACCTGGAGTCCGAATCCCAGGTCTCACTGGGCGGTACCCGGAGTGGGGCGGGCGTCGCGAGCGCCCACGCCGCACTCGAAACGCTCTGGCCCGACGGCTACCGTGCTGCCTTCGAGCGGACGATGAAACTGGCCAGGTGGCTCGCGACGGCACTCGATTCGCGGGGATTCACGGTGGCCGAGCCGGAACTCCCGCTCGTGGCCTGGGAGGCGAGTCAGTCGCTCTTCGAGCGCCTTCGGGAAGCGGGCTGGCGGATCGCCCGGACCCAGCAGGGGGCGATACGGATCGTCGTCATGCCCCACGTGGACCGGAACATGCTAGAAGCGTTCCTGGCTGCTGTGGACCGGCACCGTCCGTGA
- a CDS encoding M48 family metallopeptidase, producing MLAYHAVFLLLVGGSTGVFAGLAALNVRHADRTIREHSAWLTETLAVDDPARLRQYHRLSTSAGTLKNVLVLAVVLLVLYTGLFGDAVAAIDGAIGHDLLAGVGIFVVATVTMQLLSLPFEAFDTFGIEAAYGFNEQSPRLFVRDAIVETAVSVAFVSILGAGILLVLQQFPTWWWLAATGVVALFVLGSQIVVPRVIMPLFYDFEPIEEGDLRTAVEAVFDRAGFTCEDVYAMNASSRSGHSNAFFTGFGRTKRVVLFDTLIEQLEARELQSVLAHELAHWKKGHVWQRMAVSILEAAVLLALAQVLMGQSWLYAMFGVPEIPAAGLLLAGLWLEPVLQFTQPLSNRLWLRSERAADEFAVEVMGSGDPLADALAQMTGENLSNPFPHPLYEAFHYQHPPVPERIRTLREDGH from the coding sequence ATGCTCGCGTATCACGCCGTCTTTCTACTGCTCGTGGGAGGCTCGACGGGAGTCTTTGCCGGGCTCGCCGCACTGAACGTTCGGCACGCGGATCGGACGATCCGGGAGCACTCCGCGTGGCTGACAGAGACACTGGCCGTCGATGACCCCGCCCGTTTGCGCCAGTACCATCGCCTCTCGACGAGCGCCGGCACGCTAAAGAACGTGCTCGTCCTCGCGGTCGTCCTGTTAGTGCTCTACACCGGCCTGTTCGGAGACGCAGTCGCCGCGATCGACGGAGCGATCGGGCACGACCTCCTCGCCGGGGTCGGGATTTTCGTCGTGGCGACAGTCACAATGCAACTGCTTTCCCTTCCCTTCGAAGCCTTCGACACCTTCGGGATCGAGGCGGCCTACGGATTCAACGAACAGTCCCCACGGTTGTTCGTCCGCGACGCGATCGTTGAGACCGCCGTCTCGGTGGCCTTCGTTTCCATCCTGGGGGCCGGAATTCTCCTCGTGCTCCAGCAGTTCCCCACCTGGTGGTGGCTCGCCGCGACGGGCGTCGTGGCGCTGTTCGTGCTCGGCTCCCAGATCGTCGTCCCGCGGGTGATCATGCCGCTTTTCTACGACTTCGAGCCGATCGAGGAGGGGGACCTCCGGACGGCCGTCGAAGCGGTCTTCGATCGGGCCGGATTCACCTGCGAGGACGTCTACGCGATGAACGCCAGTTCCAGATCCGGCCACTCCAATGCCTTCTTCACGGGGTTCGGCCGGACCAAGCGGGTCGTCCTCTTCGATACCCTGATCGAGCAACTCGAGGCGCGGGAACTGCAGAGCGTGCTGGCCCACGAACTCGCCCACTGGAAGAAGGGGCACGTCTGGCAGCGAATGGCCGTCTCGATCCTCGAAGCGGCCGTGCTGCTCGCGCTCGCCCAGGTGCTCATGGGCCAGTCCTGGCTGTACGCCATGTTCGGCGTGCCCGAGATCCCGGCGGCCGGGCTCCTGCTCGCGGGGCTCTGGCTGGAGCCGGTGCTGCAGTTCACCCAGCCACTCTCGAATCGCCTCTGGCTCAGAAGCGAGCGGGCCGCCGACGAATTCGCCGTCGAAGTGATGGGATCGGGCGACCCCCTGGCGGACGCGTTGGCACAGATGACCGGTGAGAACCTCTCGAATCCCTTCCCGCACCCGCTCTACGAGGCGTTTCACTACCAGCATCCGCCGGTCCCCGAGCGAATTCGCACCCTCCGGGAGGACGGGCATTGA
- the ppsA gene encoding pyruvate, water dikinase, translated as MAVRWLEDIRADDIGSVGGKGASLGEMTDAGLPVPPGFVVTADTYRSFIEDTGIDEELFAAVDVDTEDSGALSAAASRAEELILETEMPEHIREEIMAAYADLEGEQPFVAVRSSGTAEDLPEASFAGQQETYLNIQGEELLDRVQRAWASLFTQRAIYYREEQGFAHDAVDIAVVVQQMVDAEKSGVLFTSHPSTGAPQTIIEAAWGLGEAVVSGSVSPDNYHVDRESREIESVTVAEKKIEMVRDEETGETVTRSIEDDRRDSQVLTEAEIQELVEMGERVEDHYETPQDVEWAIMDGTVYMLQSRPITTIDDTSSNDTEVEGAGGEDILSGLGASPGITSGAVRIIRKLDELDKVSEGDIIVTPMTTPDMVPAMKRASGIITEEGGMTSHAAIVSRELGVPAVVGTGGATEILSDGQIITIDGERGAVREGRDTPKESEREPIEEARPKAPVKPMTATEVKVNISIPEAAERAAATGADGVGLLRMEHMVMGTNKTPKRYIDDHGAKAYRDEIVDGIRTVAEEFYPRPVRVRTLDAPTDEFRQLEGGNDEPSEHNPMLGYRGLRRSLNEPEIFEHELAAIKHLYELGYDNVEIMFPLVNDAEDVRRARELLESAGIDTTKREWGVMIETPASVMTIEEMAAEGIDFASFGTNDLTQYTLAVDRNNERVSDRFDELHPGVLKLIGRTIEICREHDVDTSICGQAGSKPEMVEFLVEEGISSISANIDAVRDVQHEVKRTEQRLLLDSVR; from the coding sequence ATGGCTGTACGCTGGCTGGAAGACATACGAGCCGACGACATCGGGAGCGTCGGCGGGAAAGGGGCCTCGCTCGGGGAGATGACCGACGCCGGGCTCCCCGTCCCGCCCGGGTTCGTCGTCACCGCGGACACGTATCGATCGTTCATCGAAGACACCGGCATCGACGAGGAGCTGTTCGCGGCCGTCGACGTCGACACGGAGGACTCCGGGGCGCTTTCGGCGGCCGCCTCGCGGGCCGAGGAACTGATTCTGGAGACCGAGATGCCCGAACACATCCGCGAGGAGATCATGGCCGCGTACGCCGACCTGGAGGGCGAACAGCCGTTCGTCGCGGTGCGCTCCTCGGGGACCGCCGAGGACCTGCCCGAAGCGAGTTTCGCCGGCCAGCAGGAGACCTACCTCAACATTCAGGGCGAAGAACTGCTCGATCGGGTCCAGCGGGCCTGGGCCTCGCTTTTTACGCAGCGAGCGATCTACTATCGCGAGGAACAGGGGTTCGCCCACGACGCGGTCGACATCGCCGTGGTCGTCCAGCAGATGGTCGACGCCGAGAAAAGCGGCGTCCTCTTCACCAGCCACCCGTCGACTGGCGCGCCCCAGACCATCATCGAGGCCGCCTGGGGGCTCGGAGAGGCCGTCGTCTCGGGATCGGTGTCACCTGACAACTACCACGTCGACCGGGAGAGCCGTGAGATCGAGTCGGTCACCGTCGCCGAGAAGAAAATCGAGATGGTCCGGGACGAGGAGACCGGCGAGACCGTCACCCGGTCGATCGAGGACGATCGCCGTGATTCCCAGGTCCTGACCGAGGCCGAGATACAGGAGCTAGTCGAGATGGGCGAGCGGGTCGAGGACCACTACGAGACCCCACAGGACGTCGAGTGGGCCATCATGGACGGGACTGTCTATATGCTCCAGTCCCGCCCGATCACCACGATCGACGACACCAGTTCGAACGACACCGAGGTCGAAGGAGCCGGCGGCGAGGATATCCTCTCGGGGCTGGGAGCCAGTCCGGGAATCACCAGCGGCGCCGTTCGCATCATTCGCAAACTGGACGAACTCGACAAGGTAAGCGAGGGCGACATCATCGTCACGCCGATGACCACTCCCGATATGGTGCCCGCGATGAAGCGGGCCTCGGGCATCATCACCGAAGAGGGCGGCATGACCAGCCACGCCGCCATCGTCTCCCGCGAACTCGGCGTGCCGGCCGTGGTCGGCACCGGCGGCGCGACCGAAATTCTGAGCGACGGCCAGATCATCACGATCGACGGCGAGCGCGGTGCAGTCCGCGAGGGCCGTGACACCCCCAAAGAGTCGGAACGGGAGCCCATCGAGGAGGCCCGCCCGAAAGCGCCGGTCAAACCGATGACCGCCACGGAGGTGAAGGTCAACATCTCGATCCCGGAGGCCGCCGAGCGGGCGGCCGCAACCGGGGCGGACGGGGTGGGACTCCTCCGGATGGAGCACATGGTCATGGGGACGAACAAGACCCCCAAGCGGTACATCGACGATCACGGAGCCAAGGCCTACCGGGACGAGATCGTCGACGGGATCCGCACCGTTGCCGAGGAGTTCTACCCGCGACCGGTCCGGGTGCGCACCCTCGATGCGCCCACCGACGAGTTCAGACAGCTCGAAGGCGGCAACGACGAGCCGAGCGAACACAACCCGATGCTCGGGTACCGGGGCCTCAGGCGCAGTCTGAACGAGCCCGAGATCTTCGAACACGAGCTTGCGGCCATCAAGCACCTCTACGAACTGGGGTATGACAACGTCGAGATCATGTTCCCGCTCGTGAACGACGCGGAGGACGTGCGGCGGGCCCGGGAACTGCTCGAATCGGCGGGCATCGACACGACGAAACGCGAGTGGGGCGTGATGATCGAGACGCCAGCCAGCGTCATGACGATCGAGGAGATGGCCGCGGAGGGCATCGACTTTGCCTCCTTCGGCACGAACGACCTCACGCAGTACACCCTGGCGGTCGACCGGAACAACGAGCGGGTCTCGGACCGCTTCGACGAACTCCACCCCGGCGTGCTCAAACTCATCGGTCGCACGATCGAGATCTGCCGGGAGCACGACGTGGACACGAGTATCTGCGGCCAGGCCGGCTCGAAGCCCGAGATGGTCGAGTTCCTCGTCGAGGAGGGGATCTCCTCGATTTCGGCGAACATCGACGCCGTGCGGGACGTCCAGCACGAGGTCAAACGGACCGAACAGCGCCTGCTGCTCGACTCTGTTCGCTAA
- a CDS encoding phosphoribosyltransferase has translation MGELPDEFDCTITNWDYIYGLTRDVAKQVRAADFEPDVIVALARGGWFAGRVLCDFLGLDDLTSLKVEHYVGTAAKSEEPEIRYPMPEGSVEGKDVLIVDDIADTGGSIEHAYEYVTDRNSGEVRTATLQLLQTSEFEPDFIGERLSDWTWIVYPWNFIEDMVDLVAGVMEKGGDGPYRPEQIRTLLETYHGIDRIEMEIAQPDRLAEVLTEMAHRGVITQEGENAWALTDAN, from the coding sequence ATGGGTGAGCTCCCGGACGAATTTGACTGTACCATCACGAACTGGGATTACATCTACGGTCTCACCAGGGACGTCGCCAAGCAGGTCCGCGCGGCGGACTTCGAACCGGACGTCATCGTCGCGCTGGCCCGCGGGGGCTGGTTCGCCGGGCGTGTCCTCTGTGATTTCCTGGGGCTGGATGACCTGACCAGCCTGAAGGTCGAACACTACGTCGGTACGGCGGCGAAATCCGAGGAGCCGGAGATCCGCTACCCGATGCCCGAAGGCTCAGTCGAGGGCAAGGACGTGCTGATCGTCGACGACATCGCGGACACCGGCGGGTCGATCGAGCACGCCTACGAGTACGTGACCGACCGGAACTCCGGGGAGGTCCGCACGGCCACACTCCAGCTCCTGCAGACAAGCGAGTTCGAACCGGACTTCATCGGCGAACGCCTCTCGGACTGGACCTGGATCGTTTATCCCTGGAACTTCATCGAGGACATGGTCGATCTCGTCGCCGGGGTCATGGAGAAAGGCGGTGACGGTCCCTACCGCCCCGAGCAGATCCGTACTCTTCTCGAAACCTATCACGGGATCGATCGTATCGAGATGGAGATCGCCCAGCCGGACCGCCTGGCGGAGGTCCTGACGGAGATGGCCCATCGCGGGGTCATCACCCAGGAGGGCGAGAACGCCTGGGCGCTCACCGACGCGAACTGA
- the mtnP gene encoding S-methyl-5'-thioadenosine phosphorylase produces the protein MGMIGFIGGSGIYEALPLTDVREREIETPFGEPSAPVTIGTYEGTETEVAFIPRHGRHHQYSPTDLPYRANIYAFKRLGVERVIASNAVGSLRKEIEPRTLVVPDQLFDRTRHREYSFFGDGMVVHQGFADPFCPELSKELQNAAVTETDASVKGGCTYVTIEGPQFSTRAESEFYREQGFDIIGMTAIPEAKLAREAELCYATVAGVTDWDVWKTDSQVSLEEVLENASHNEAAIQDVVGAAIESLSETRSCECGSALEGTINTDPEHIPQSTLESVAPLVEDYL, from the coding sequence ATCGGTATGATCGGATTCATCGGTGGAAGCGGTATCTACGAAGCCCTTCCGCTCACGGACGTCCGCGAGCGCGAGATCGAGACGCCCTTTGGCGAACCGAGTGCCCCAGTCACGATCGGGACCTACGAGGGGACTGAGACCGAGGTCGCGTTCATCCCCCGACACGGCCGGCACCACCAGTATTCGCCGACAGACCTGCCCTATCGGGCGAACATCTACGCGTTCAAGCGCCTCGGCGTCGAGCGGGTCATCGCGAGCAACGCGGTCGGGAGCCTTCGCAAGGAGATCGAGCCCCGCACGCTTGTCGTGCCGGATCAACTCTTCGACCGCACCCGCCATCGGGAGTACTCCTTTTTCGGAGACGGGATGGTGGTCCACCAGGGCTTTGCCGACCCGTTCTGTCCCGAACTCTCGAAGGAACTCCAGAACGCCGCCGTCACGGAGACCGACGCGTCCGTCAAGGGCGGATGCACGTACGTCACGATCGAGGGGCCACAGTTCTCCACCCGGGCCGAGAGCGAGTTCTACCGTGAACAGGGATTCGACATCATCGGCATGACCGCCATCCCGGAGGCCAAACTCGCCCGCGAGGCCGAACTCTGCTATGCCACCGTCGCCGGCGTGACCGACTGGGACGTCTGGAAGACAGACAGCCAGGTCTCCCTGGAGGAGGTGCTGGAGAACGCCTCGCACAACGAGGCCGCGATTCAGGACGTGGTCGGGGCGGCCATCGAATCCCTCTCCGAAACCCGCTCCTGTGAGTGTGGGTCGGCGCTGGAGGGAACGATCAACACGGACCCCGAGCACATCCCCCAATCGACGCTGGAGTCGGTAGCCCCACTCGTCGAGGACTACCTCTAG
- a CDS encoding ScpA family protein — MTEAAAFGPEEPDEEGPEPVEVLVGLAERGEIDPWDIDIIQVTDAFLAAIDEAEIRTSGRALFYASVLLRMKSDELFVEDEDPEPDEPERVDPFAGDTPLDGPETGVGDPIDQLEAEMDRRLERQSARGTPETLDELVHELREAERGSWWKSGRSYDTENSPKGFQRGVQTLDYRSGDDTRSEGEPEEADVTGTAHDEDIDELIEAVEAELHERYDRGRAEVLFAEIADAGGSRVDTFLALLFLAHRGAVFLDQDELFGDLWIEDRRSEEPPTAETDVSADGEKTTTEREDAVGDGEAEEIGPTERVEAED, encoded by the coding sequence ATGACTGAAGCCGCGGCCTTCGGCCCGGAAGAGCCGGATGAGGAGGGGCCGGAACCCGTCGAGGTGCTGGTCGGGCTCGCGGAACGGGGGGAGATCGACCCCTGGGACATCGACATCATCCAGGTGACCGACGCCTTCCTGGCGGCCATCGACGAGGCCGAAATCCGGACCTCTGGGCGGGCGCTCTTCTATGCCAGTGTCCTCCTCCGGATGAAAAGCGACGAACTGTTCGTCGAGGACGAGGACCCGGAGCCGGACGAACCCGAACGGGTCGACCCGTTCGCAGGTGACACGCCTCTCGACGGGCCCGAGACGGGGGTCGGCGATCCGATCGACCAGCTAGAGGCCGAAATGGACCGCCGGCTGGAACGCCAGTCCGCCCGTGGGACCCCCGAAACCCTCGACGAACTCGTCCACGAACTCCGGGAGGCCGAACGGGGCTCCTGGTGGAAGTCGGGCCGGTCGTATGACACCGAGAACTCCCCCAAGGGGTTCCAGCGCGGCGTTCAGACCCTGGATTACCGCTCGGGAGACGACACACGCAGCGAGGGCGAACCCGAGGAAGCGGATGTCACCGGCACCGCCCACGACGAGGACATCGACGAGCTCATCGAGGCCGTCGAGGCCGAACTCCACGAGCGATACGACCGGGGCCGAGCCGAGGTCCTGTTCGCCGAAATCGCGGACGCTGGTGGCTCGCGAGTCGACACGTTCCTCGCGCTGCTCTTTCTGGCCCACCGGGGAGCAGTCTTCCTAGATCAGGACGAACTCTTCGGCGATCTCTGGATCGAGGATCGGCGGAGTGAGGAGCCCCCAACCGCCGAAACGGACGTGTCTGCGGACGGCGAAAAAACCACAACAGAGCGCGAAGACGCAGTCGGAGACGGAGAGGCCGAGGAAATCGGCCCCACGGAGCGCGTCGAGGCCGAAGACTAG